From a single Kitasatospora azatica KCTC 9699 genomic region:
- a CDS encoding acyl-CoA dehydrogenase, with the protein MGHYKSNLRDVEFNLFEVFGRDQVYGTGPFADMDVETAKNILSEISRLAENDLAASFVDADRNPPVFDPETNTAPIPASFKKSYQTFMDAEWWRLGIPESIGGQVTPNSLIWAFAEQILGSNPAIWMYSSGPAFAGVIAEEGTEEQLKVAQRMTDRLWGSTMVLTEPDAGSDVGAGRTKAIKQEDGSWHIEGVKRFITSGEHDMSENIIHLVLARPEGGKPGTKGLGLYIVPKFDFDWETGELGERNGVYATNVEHKMGLKASNTCEMTFGAKHPAKGWLVGEKIDGIRQMFKIIEFARMMVGTKAIATLSTGYLNALEYAKERVQGADIANFMDKNAPRVTITHHPDVRRSLLTQKAYAEGMRALVLYTASVQDDMLAARLRGEKDEAAERLNDLLLPIVKGYGSEKSYEQLAQSLQTFGGSGYLQEYPIEQYIRDAKIDTLYEGTTAIQGLDFFFRKIVKDGGQALTAVSEQIQKFLAAGEGGEALATEREFLAKAAGDLEAIVGKALADLSAVEQDVKNMHKVGLNTTRLLLASGDVVVGWLLLRQAVVAQAKIDAGATGKDLAFYQGKVAGARFFARNVLPALSAQRLIAEGVDLDVMELAEDAF; encoded by the coding sequence ATGGGTCACTACAAGTCCAACCTGCGGGACGTGGAGTTCAACCTCTTCGAGGTGTTCGGTCGCGACCAGGTGTACGGCACCGGTCCGTTCGCCGACATGGACGTCGAGACCGCGAAGAACATCCTCAGCGAGATCTCCCGGCTGGCCGAGAACGACCTGGCCGCCTCCTTCGTCGACGCCGACCGCAACCCGCCGGTCTTCGACCCGGAGACCAACACCGCGCCCATCCCGGCCAGCTTCAAGAAGAGCTACCAGACCTTCATGGACGCCGAGTGGTGGCGCCTGGGCATCCCGGAGTCGATCGGCGGCCAGGTCACCCCGAACTCGCTGATCTGGGCCTTCGCCGAGCAGATCCTCGGCTCCAACCCGGCGATCTGGATGTACTCCTCCGGCCCGGCCTTCGCCGGCGTCATCGCCGAGGAGGGCACCGAGGAGCAGCTGAAGGTCGCCCAGCGGATGACCGACCGCCTCTGGGGCTCGACCATGGTGCTCACCGAGCCCGACGCGGGCTCCGACGTGGGCGCCGGCCGCACCAAGGCGATCAAGCAGGAGGACGGCTCCTGGCACATCGAGGGTGTGAAGCGCTTCATCACCTCGGGCGAGCACGACATGTCCGAGAACATCATCCACCTGGTGCTGGCCCGCCCCGAGGGCGGCAAGCCGGGCACCAAGGGCCTGGGCCTCTACATCGTCCCCAAGTTCGACTTCGACTGGGAGACCGGCGAGCTGGGCGAGCGCAACGGCGTCTACGCCACCAACGTCGAGCACAAGATGGGCCTGAAGGCCTCCAACACCTGCGAGATGACCTTCGGCGCCAAGCACCCGGCCAAGGGCTGGCTGGTCGGCGAGAAGATCGACGGCATCCGCCAGATGTTCAAGATCATCGAGTTCGCCCGGATGATGGTCGGCACGAAGGCCATCGCCACCCTGTCCACCGGCTACCTGAACGCGCTGGAGTACGCCAAGGAGCGCGTGCAGGGCGCGGACATCGCCAACTTCATGGACAAGAACGCGCCGCGCGTGACCATCACGCACCACCCGGACGTGCGCCGCTCGCTGCTCACCCAGAAGGCCTACGCCGAGGGCATGCGCGCCCTGGTCCTCTACACCGCCTCGGTGCAGGACGACATGCTCGCCGCCCGCCTGCGCGGTGAGAAGGACGAGGCCGCCGAGCGCCTGAACGACCTGCTGCTGCCGATCGTCAAGGGCTACGGCTCGGAGAAGTCCTACGAGCAGCTCGCCCAGTCCCTGCAGACCTTCGGTGGCTCCGGCTACCTGCAGGAGTACCCGATCGAGCAGTACATCCGGGACGCCAAGATCGACACCCTCTACGAGGGCACCACCGCGATCCAGGGCCTGGACTTCTTCTTCCGCAAGATCGTCAAGGACGGCGGCCAGGCGCTGACCGCGGTCTCCGAGCAGATCCAGAAGTTCCTCGCCGCGGGCGAGGGCGGCGAGGCCCTGGCCACCGAGCGCGAGTTCCTGGCCAAGGCGGCCGGCGACCTGGAGGCCATCGTCGGCAAGGCCCTGGCCGACCTGTCCGCGGTCGAGCAGGACGTCAAGAACATGCACAAGGTGGGCCTGAACACCACCCGCCTGCTGCTCGCCTCCGGCGACGTGGTGGTCGGCTGGCTGCTGCTGCGCCAGGCTGTCGTGGCCCAGGCCAAGATCGACGCCGGCGCCACCGGCAAGGACCTCGCCTTCTACCAGGGCAAGGTGGCCGGCGCCCGGTTCTTCGCCCGCAACGTGCTGCCCGCCCTGAGTGCGCAGCGCCTGATCGCCGAGGGCGTCGACCTGGACGTCATGGAGCTGGCCGAGGACGCGTTCTGA
- a CDS encoding SseB family protein, protein MYGYEQSPGGGYPGDPYQQAGQQGGYGQQAYGAQPGPGMGAPGMSAGYGEQAQTAGQSLYPEPSPPSLADAVRAFTTGSMPVEDFQAIFITSKVHCPRGDRPGFLALHNTPTPVIPMFSSLKELRRYAGKESKYFTVSGAEVLDLLPTGYGFALDMEGEHRMVFDAKAVEQMVDFTMRRMYG, encoded by the coding sequence GTGTACGGCTATGAGCAGAGCCCCGGTGGGGGCTACCCCGGCGACCCCTACCAGCAGGCTGGGCAGCAGGGCGGGTACGGGCAGCAGGCGTACGGCGCCCAGCCCGGCCCCGGCATGGGTGCTCCCGGCATGAGTGCAGGGTACGGCGAGCAGGCGCAGACTGCCGGGCAGTCGCTCTACCCCGAGCCCTCGCCGCCCTCGCTGGCGGACGCCGTACGCGCCTTCACCACCGGCTCGATGCCGGTGGAGGACTTCCAGGCCATCTTCATCACCTCCAAGGTGCACTGCCCGCGCGGCGACCGGCCGGGCTTCCTGGCGCTGCACAACACCCCCACCCCGGTGATCCCGATGTTCAGCTCGCTCAAGGAGCTGCGGCGGTACGCGGGCAAGGAGTCCAAGTACTTCACCGTCTCCGGGGCCGAGGTGCTGGACCTGCTGCCGACCGGGTACGGCTTCGCGCTGGACATGGAGGGCGAGCACCGGATGGTGTTCGACGCCAAGGCCGTGGAGCAGATGGTGGACTTCACCATGCGGCGGATGTACGGCTGA
- a CDS encoding pirin family protein, translating to MPAVTVENPLTLPRVATPDPAVTAPRPVLAVATAPEGFEGEGFPVRRAFAKINQKYLSPFIMMDQMGEVEYAAGEPKGTPWHPHRGFETVTYLIDGEFIHKDSHGGGGHLGGGDTQWMTAGSGILHIETPPESLVLTGGLFHGIQLWVNLPAADKMTAPRYQDIHGGHVKLLATPDGGAILRLIAGELDGHQGPGSTHTPITLLHATLTPGAQLTIPWRKDFNALAYALNGAGTAGAEARPFHTGQAVVFGEGDTLTIKADTQQESRHPNLDVIILGGQPILEPVAWYGPFVMNSHTELQQAMEDFQSGKFGHPVA from the coding sequence ATGCCCGCCGTGACCGTCGAAAACCCGCTGACCCTCCCCCGCGTCGCCACCCCCGACCCCGCCGTCACGGCGCCGCGCCCGGTCCTGGCGGTCGCCACCGCGCCCGAGGGCTTCGAGGGCGAGGGCTTCCCGGTCCGCCGGGCCTTCGCCAAGATCAACCAGAAGTACCTCTCGCCGTTCATCATGATGGACCAGATGGGCGAGGTGGAGTACGCGGCCGGGGAGCCGAAGGGCACCCCCTGGCACCCGCACCGCGGCTTCGAGACGGTGACCTACCTGATCGACGGCGAGTTCATCCACAAGGACTCGCACGGCGGCGGCGGCCACCTGGGCGGCGGTGACACCCAGTGGATGACGGCCGGCTCCGGCATCCTGCACATCGAGACCCCGCCGGAGTCGCTGGTGCTGACCGGTGGCCTGTTCCACGGCATCCAGCTCTGGGTGAACCTGCCGGCGGCGGACAAGATGACCGCCCCGCGCTACCAGGACATCCACGGCGGGCACGTCAAGCTGCTCGCCACCCCCGACGGCGGCGCGATCCTGCGCCTGATCGCCGGCGAGCTGGACGGCCACCAGGGCCCCGGCTCCACCCACACCCCGATCACCCTGCTGCACGCCACCCTGACCCCGGGCGCGCAGCTGACCATCCCGTGGCGCAAGGACTTCAACGCTCTCGCCTACGCGCTCAACGGCGCGGGTACGGCCGGCGCCGAGGCCCGTCCGTTCCACACCGGTCAGGCGGTGGTCTTCGGCGAGGGCGACACCCTGACCATCAAGGCCGACACCCAGCAGGAGTCGCGCCACCCGAACCTGGACGTGATCATCCTGGGCGGGCAGCCGATCCTGGAGCCGGTCGCCTGGTACGGCCCGTTCGTGATGAACAGCCACACCGAGCTGCAGCAGGCGATGGAGGACTTCCAGTCCGGCAAGTTCGGGCACCCGGTGGCCTAG
- a CDS encoding TetR/AcrR family transcriptional regulator, producing MARAGLTTDRVVTAAADLADEIGLEQVTVSALARGFGVKDPSLYSHVRNLDELRARVSVLATGELVDRLTAAVVGRAGREALGAFADAYRGYVLAHPGRYAAAQLQIPAETPGAELAHRRAGEITLAVLRGYGLAEPDLTDAVRLLRATLHGFAVLEGAGGFAHSRPAQASWERTVDALHTALTDWAGQGQRRA from the coding sequence ATGGCGCGCGCCGGACTGACGACCGACCGGGTGGTGACCGCCGCCGCCGACCTGGCGGACGAGATCGGTCTGGAGCAGGTCACCGTCTCCGCGCTGGCCCGCGGCTTCGGAGTGAAGGACCCGAGCCTGTACTCGCACGTCAGGAACCTGGACGAGCTGCGCGCCCGGGTCTCGGTGCTGGCCACCGGTGAGCTGGTCGACCGGCTCACCGCCGCGGTGGTGGGCCGGGCCGGGCGCGAGGCACTGGGCGCCTTCGCGGACGCCTACCGCGGCTACGTCCTGGCCCACCCGGGACGGTACGCGGCCGCCCAGCTCCAGATCCCCGCCGAGACGCCGGGCGCCGAGCTCGCACACCGGCGGGCCGGCGAGATCACCCTCGCGGTCCTGCGCGGCTACGGCCTGGCCGAGCCCGACCTGACCGATGCCGTCCGGCTGCTGCGGGCCACCCTGCACGGCTTCGCCGTGCTGGAGGGCGCCGGCGGCTTCGCCCACTCCAGGCCGGCGCAGGCCTCCTGGGAGCGAACGGTGGACGCCCTGCACACGGCGCTGACCGACTGGGCGGGTCAGGGTCAGAGGCGCGCGTAG
- a CDS encoding protein phosphatase 2C domain-containing protein gives MQVQLAAQAEQPGRESEDFASATPEALVLLDGSSSPLGMESGCRHGTAWYVRRLGVHLLARLTDRSDRSIAECLADAIVETAALHGGRCDLAHPNTPAAMVVAARLHGASLEYLVLGDSLLVLEPTSGRPRVVGDNQHYAEGEELRQAMRAAEPGSEERTALHLRYSLALRAVRNTGHGPWIAAASPKAAAHAETGFVRLDTLRAVAALTDGASRYTERFALGDWTEALRLMAQGGPAALIARVREAETGDPRCARWPRGKTHDDATAVYARL, from the coding sequence ATGCAGGTACAGCTGGCCGCGCAGGCCGAGCAACCGGGGCGGGAGAGCGAGGACTTCGCCTCGGCCACCCCCGAGGCCCTGGTGCTGCTCGACGGATCGAGCTCGCCACTGGGCATGGAGTCCGGCTGCCGGCACGGCACCGCCTGGTACGTCCGCCGGCTCGGCGTGCACCTGCTGGCCCGGCTGACCGACCGCTCGGACCGGTCCATCGCCGAGTGCCTGGCCGACGCGATCGTGGAGACCGCCGCCCTGCACGGCGGCCGCTGCGACCTGGCCCACCCCAATACCCCGGCCGCCATGGTGGTGGCGGCGCGGCTGCACGGCGCCTCGCTGGAGTACCTGGTGCTCGGCGACTCGCTGCTGGTGCTGGAACCGACCAGCGGCCGGCCCAGGGTGGTCGGCGACAACCAGCACTACGCCGAGGGCGAGGAGCTGCGGCAGGCGATGCGCGCGGCCGAGCCGGGCAGTGAGGAGCGCACCGCGCTGCACCTGCGCTACTCGCTCGCGCTGCGTGCCGTGCGCAACACCGGGCACGGCCCGTGGATCGCCGCCGCCAGTCCCAAGGCGGCAGCACACGCCGAGACCGGCTTCGTCCGGCTGGACACCTTGCGTGCGGTGGCCGCGCTGACCGACGGCGCCAGCCGCTACACCGAGCGGTTCGCGCTCGGCGACTGGACCGAGGCGCTGCGGCTGATGGCGCAGGGCGGCCCCGCCGCGCTGATCGCCCGGGTGCGCGAGGCGGAGACCGGTGACCCGCGCTGCGCACGCTGGCCGCGCGGCAAGACGCACGACGACGCGACAGCCGTCTACGCGCGCCTCTGA
- a CDS encoding DUF5302 domain-containing protein — protein MTSSDAAAVEQGEGSEPPAADAQDDVKAKFLAALQRKQGGKGEGAAGGPGGDSKIHGTHGAAGGKRTFRRKSGG, from the coding sequence ATGACCAGCAGCGACGCAGCAGCGGTGGAGCAGGGCGAGGGCTCCGAGCCGCCCGCGGCCGACGCGCAGGACGACGTGAAGGCGAAGTTCCTGGCCGCCCTGCAGCGCAAGCAGGGCGGCAAGGGCGAGGGCGCGGCCGGCGGTCCGGGCGGAGACTCCAAGATCCACGGCACCCATGGGGCCGCCGGGGGCAAGCGCACCTTCCGCCGCAAGAGCGGCGGCTGA
- a CDS encoding TIGR03086 family metal-binding protein: protein MSISRSHAQALALVAPVVAAVRREHLGRPTPCAGWDLRRLLEHLIGQQYGFAAAARGDGERPGVFADRPLPDAPGVAFTALAGFADSAAELVESFEAAETTGRAFALPEIRRGVDFPATHAIGFHLLDTLVHGWDLAVTLDLPFDCPPELARPLLRVAQQVPADPATRAPGRSFAPVLPEAGTAGTAEATEIPDAAGPFEQALRLLGRDPAWRA, encoded by the coding sequence ATGAGCATCTCGCGTTCCCACGCCCAAGCGCTCGCGCTCGTCGCCCCGGTGGTGGCCGCCGTCCGGCGCGAGCACCTCGGTCGTCCCACCCCCTGCGCGGGGTGGGACCTGCGCCGCCTGCTGGAGCACCTGATCGGCCAGCAGTACGGCTTCGCGGCCGCCGCCCGCGGCGACGGCGAGCGGCCCGGCGTCTTCGCCGACCGCCCGCTGCCCGACGCGCCGGGCGTCGCCTTCACCGCCCTGGCCGGCTTCGCCGACTCCGCCGCCGAGCTGGTCGAGTCCTTCGAGGCCGCCGAGACCACCGGTCGCGCCTTCGCGCTGCCGGAGATCCGGCGCGGCGTCGACTTCCCGGCCACTCACGCGATCGGCTTCCACCTGCTGGACACCCTGGTGCACGGCTGGGACCTCGCCGTCACCCTCGACCTGCCGTTCGACTGCCCGCCCGAGCTGGCCCGTCCACTGCTGCGGGTCGCCCAGCAGGTCCCCGCCGACCCCGCCACCCGCGCCCCGGGGCGGTCCTTCGCGCCCGTGCTGCCCGAGGCCGGAACCGCCGGAACCGCCGAAGCCACCGAAATCCCCGACGCCGCCGGCCCGTTCGAGCAGGCGCTGCGCCTGCTCGGCCGCGACCCCGCCTGGCGGGCCTAG
- a CDS encoding TetR/AcrR family transcriptional regulator — protein sequence MTDPTTDGRVQKGNETRRLVLARAVRIASVEGLGGLSLGRLAAELELSKSGVFALFGSKEELQLATVRAAQRIYRETVIDPVRRLPPGVGQLWALAEGWLEYSRTRVFAGGCFFYAVGAEYDAQPGRVRDALAQSSEGWHKLLLELCEAARAAGELRQDADLGQLTFELGSFLEYANALSLLHGGDAPYARARRSVLLLLRSEAVDESLLPSE from the coding sequence GTGACGGATCCCACGACGGACGGCCGGGTGCAGAAGGGCAACGAGACGCGGCGGCTGGTGCTGGCCCGGGCGGTGCGGATCGCCTCGGTCGAAGGGCTGGGCGGGCTGTCGCTGGGGCGGTTGGCCGCCGAGCTGGAGCTCAGCAAGAGCGGGGTGTTCGCGCTGTTCGGCTCCAAGGAGGAGCTGCAACTGGCCACCGTCCGGGCGGCGCAGCGGATCTACCGTGAGACGGTGATCGACCCGGTGCGCCGACTCCCGCCCGGGGTCGGGCAGTTGTGGGCGCTGGCGGAGGGCTGGCTGGAGTACTCGCGGACCCGGGTGTTCGCCGGCGGCTGTTTCTTCTACGCGGTGGGCGCCGAGTACGACGCCCAGCCGGGGCGGGTGCGGGACGCACTGGCCCAGAGCAGTGAGGGCTGGCACAAGCTGCTCCTGGAACTCTGTGAAGCCGCCCGCGCGGCAGGGGAGTTGCGCCAGGACGCGGACCTCGGTCAGCTGACCTTCGAGCTGGGCAGTTTCCTGGAGTACGCCAACGCGCTGTCCCTGCTGCACGGCGGCGACGCACCCTACGCCCGGGCTCGCCGCTCGGTGCTGCTGCTGCTCCGCTCGGAGGCCGTCGACGAGTCCTTGCTGCCGTCGGAATGA
- a CDS encoding acyl-CoA dehydrogenase family protein: MSGPDPIDLLAVGELLTDEERLIGDTVRRFTEDRIRPRLADWFEQGVFPARELAPELGKLGLLGMHLEGYGCAGAGAVAYGVACLELEAADSGLRSFVSVQGSLAMRAIHAFGSEEQKQRWLPGMAAGELIGCFGLTEPDFGSDPGNMRTTARRKGADWVLSGSKMWITNGSISDVAVVWARTEDGVRGFLVPRGTPGFTATDIHGKLSLRASVTSELHFDEVQLPADAVLPGVSGLRGPLSCLNEARYGILWGTVGAARDCYQSALEYAKTRIQFGRPIAAFQLTQEKLVEMALELEKAHLAAWRIGRLKEEGRARAAHISFGKLNNVRTALEIARSARTILGANGITTAYPVLRHANNLESVLTYEGTSEIHTLVLGEAITGESAYR; encoded by the coding sequence ATGTCCGGACCCGACCCGATCGACCTGCTCGCGGTGGGCGAGCTGCTGACGGACGAAGAGCGGCTGATCGGTGACACCGTGCGGCGGTTCACCGAGGACCGGATCCGCCCGCGGCTGGCCGACTGGTTCGAGCAGGGCGTCTTCCCGGCCCGCGAACTCGCCCCCGAGCTCGGCAAGCTGGGCCTGCTCGGCATGCACCTGGAGGGCTACGGCTGCGCCGGGGCCGGCGCGGTCGCCTACGGGGTGGCCTGCCTGGAGCTGGAGGCGGCCGACTCGGGCCTGCGCAGCTTCGTCTCGGTCCAGGGCTCGCTGGCGATGCGGGCGATCCACGCCTTCGGCTCCGAGGAGCAGAAGCAGCGCTGGCTGCCGGGCATGGCGGCCGGCGAGCTGATCGGCTGCTTCGGCCTGACCGAGCCCGACTTCGGCTCCGACCCGGGCAACATGCGCACCACCGCCCGCCGCAAGGGCGCCGACTGGGTGCTCTCCGGCTCCAAGATGTGGATCACCAACGGCTCGATCTCCGACGTCGCGGTGGTCTGGGCGCGGACCGAGGACGGCGTGCGCGGCTTCCTGGTCCCGCGCGGCACCCCGGGCTTCACCGCCACCGACATCCACGGCAAGCTCTCGCTGCGCGCCTCGGTCACCAGCGAGCTGCACTTCGACGAGGTCCAGCTGCCCGCCGACGCGGTGCTGCCCGGGGTCAGCGGCCTGCGCGGGCCGCTCTCCTGCCTCAACGAGGCCCGCTACGGCATCCTGTGGGGCACCGTCGGCGCGGCCCGGGACTGCTACCAGTCGGCCCTGGAGTACGCGAAGACCCGGATCCAGTTCGGCCGCCCGATCGCGGCCTTCCAGCTGACCCAGGAGAAGCTGGTCGAGATGGCCCTGGAACTGGAGAAGGCCCATCTGGCGGCCTGGCGGATCGGGCGGCTCAAGGAGGAGGGCAGGGCCAGGGCCGCGCACATCAGCTTCGGCAAGCTGAACAACGTGCGCACGGCCCTGGAGATCGCCCGCAGCGCGCGGACCATCCTCGGCGCGAACGGGATCACCACCGCGTACCCGGTACTGCGGCACGCCAACAACCTGGAGTCGGTGCTCACCTACGAGGGGACCAGCGAGATCCACACCCTGGTGCTCGGCGAGGCGATCACCGGGGAGTCGGCCTACCGCTGA
- a CDS encoding FtsX-like permease family protein encodes MKLVLGDGTPVTLTVRAVYSRGLGFGDLTVGRALLAPHLDDPLASAVLVATDGTPTRAALTRAVGAFPGVAVLDRAQSREVGATAEQSNAEVNELAMVLVLAFAAIAVVNTLAMSTAGRGKEFALLRLTGTSRRQVLRMLRFEGLGLLAVGLLLGSAIALAVLTAFSAGMTGTAAPGWQWPGYAAVLALAGALVLAGTALPGRLALKAQRSGVQR; translated from the coding sequence GTGAAGCTGGTGCTGGGCGACGGCACCCCGGTCACCCTGACCGTGCGCGCCGTCTACTCCCGCGGCCTGGGCTTCGGTGACCTGACGGTCGGTCGGGCGCTGCTCGCCCCGCACCTGGACGACCCGCTGGCCTCGGCCGTGCTGGTCGCCACCGACGGGACGCCGACCCGGGCGGCACTGACCCGGGCCGTCGGCGCGTTCCCCGGTGTCGCGGTCCTGGACCGGGCCCAGTCCCGCGAGGTCGGGGCCACGGCCGAGCAGAGCAACGCCGAGGTCAACGAACTGGCCATGGTGCTGGTGCTGGCCTTCGCCGCGATCGCGGTGGTGAACACCCTGGCGATGTCCACCGCGGGCCGGGGCAAGGAGTTCGCACTGCTGCGGCTGACCGGGACCAGCCGGCGCCAGGTGCTGCGGATGCTCCGCTTCGAGGGCCTGGGCCTGCTGGCCGTCGGACTGCTGCTGGGCAGTGCGATCGCGCTCGCCGTGCTGACCGCCTTCAGCGCCGGGATGACCGGCACCGCCGCGCCCGGGTGGCAGTGGCCCGGGTACGCGGCGGTGCTGGCCCTGGCGGGGGCGCTGGTGCTGGCGGGCACCGCGCTGCCGGGACGGCTCGCGCTGAAGGCCCAGCGGTCAGGGGTTCAGCGGTAG
- the alc gene encoding allantoicase, with protein sequence MTTNDVGYADYQDLAADHGYRDLPDLADRRLGAGVLAANDELFAERENLLRPEPAVFQPHTFGPKGQLMDGWETRRRRGTAARPHAGTTDHDWALIRLGLPGVVHGIVVDTAHFRGNYPQRISVEATELPGTPGPEQLLAADWTELVPPSPVQGHAANGFPVADRRRWTHLRLNQYPDGGIARLRVHGEGRPDAAWLAALGSFDLAALEHGGRIEDASDRFFSPPVNLILPGRSREMGEGWENRRRRDEGHDWVRLRLAGRGSVRAVEIDTANYVGNAAGWAAVLGFDAADPQAGDPADPAAPGWFELVGRTELQPDALHRFVPTDARPATHARLDVFPDGGIARLRLHGSLA encoded by the coding sequence ATGACCACCAACGACGTCGGCTACGCCGACTACCAGGACCTCGCCGCCGACCACGGCTACCGTGACCTGCCCGACCTCGCCGACCGCCGCCTCGGCGCCGGCGTGCTCGCCGCCAACGACGAGCTCTTCGCCGAGCGGGAGAACCTGCTCCGCCCCGAGCCGGCCGTCTTCCAGCCGCACACCTTCGGCCCCAAGGGCCAGCTGATGGACGGCTGGGAGACCCGCCGCCGGCGCGGCACCGCCGCCCGCCCGCACGCCGGCACCACCGACCACGACTGGGCGCTGATCCGGCTCGGCCTGCCGGGCGTGGTGCACGGCATCGTGGTCGACACCGCGCACTTCCGCGGCAACTACCCGCAGCGGATCAGCGTCGAGGCCACCGAGCTGCCCGGCACCCCGGGCCCCGAGCAGCTGCTCGCCGCCGACTGGACGGAGCTGGTCCCGCCCAGTCCCGTCCAGGGCCACGCCGCCAACGGCTTCCCGGTCGCCGACCGCCGCCGCTGGACCCACCTGCGGCTCAACCAGTACCCGGACGGTGGCATCGCCCGGCTGCGGGTGCACGGCGAGGGCCGCCCGGACGCCGCCTGGCTGGCCGCGCTCGGCAGCTTCGACCTGGCCGCGCTGGAGCACGGCGGCCGGATCGAGGACGCCTCCGACCGCTTCTTCTCCCCGCCGGTCAACCTGATCCTGCCCGGCCGTTCCCGTGAGATGGGCGAGGGCTGGGAGAACCGCCGCCGCCGCGACGAGGGCCACGACTGGGTGCGCCTGCGGCTGGCCGGCCGGGGCAGCGTGCGCGCGGTGGAGATCGACACCGCCAACTACGTCGGCAACGCCGCCGGCTGGGCCGCCGTGCTCGGCTTCGACGCCGCCGACCCGCAGGCCGGCGACCCGGCCGACCCGGCGGCCCCCGGCTGGTTCGAGCTGGTCGGGCGCACCGAGCTGCAGCCCGACGCCCTGCACCGCTTCGTGCCGACCGACGCCCGCCCCGCCACCCACGCCCGGCTGGACGTCTTCCCCGACGGCGGCATCGCCCGGCTGCGCCTGCACGGCTCGCTCGCCTAG
- a CDS encoding LysR family transcriptional regulator encodes MTDWDLKKLRILQALDEHGTVTAAAAHLNLTPSAVSQQLATLSRQVGAPVLEAYGRRVRLTGAARLLLRHADRVFGQLEQAEAELAGYLHGEAGEVRVGAFATAITGLVVPAVARLRERAPRLRVRVVEAEAGEAVELLAAGEVDVSVSLNVQGADPRFVQRRLLDDPLDIALPQDHPAVGQRELRLAELADQPWIFGSSGPWREITLGACAEAGFVPERAHTAADWSAILALVGAGLGVALVPRLLAGGGRGVVVRTLPADRPSRRVVAAVRAGTEGAPPVRRLVREIVKAASTFQSVI; translated from the coding sequence GTGACCGACTGGGACCTCAAGAAGCTCCGCATCCTGCAAGCCCTCGACGAGCACGGCACGGTGACCGCGGCCGCCGCGCACCTGAACCTCACGCCCTCCGCGGTGTCCCAGCAGTTGGCGACGCTGTCGCGGCAGGTGGGGGCGCCGGTGTTGGAGGCGTACGGGCGGCGGGTACGGCTGACCGGGGCGGCCCGCCTGCTGCTGCGGCACGCGGATCGGGTGTTCGGCCAACTGGAGCAGGCCGAGGCGGAATTGGCGGGGTATCTGCACGGGGAGGCCGGGGAGGTGCGGGTCGGGGCGTTCGCCACCGCGATCACCGGGCTGGTGGTGCCGGCCGTGGCCCGGTTGCGCGAGCGGGCGCCGCGGTTGCGGGTGCGGGTGGTGGAGGCCGAGGCGGGGGAGGCGGTGGAGCTGCTGGCGGCGGGCGAGGTGGACGTCTCGGTCTCGCTCAATGTGCAGGGGGCCGATCCGAGGTTCGTGCAGCGCCGGTTGCTTGACGACCCGTTGGACATCGCGCTGCCGCAGGACCATCCGGCGGTCGGGCAGCGGGAGCTGCGGTTGGCCGAACTCGCCGACCAGCCGTGGATCTTCGGCAGCTCCGGGCCGTGGCGGGAGATCACCCTGGGCGCCTGCGCGGAGGCCGGGTTCGTCCCGGAGCGGGCGCACACCGCGGCCGACTGGTCGGCGATCCTGGCGCTGGTCGGCGCCGGCCTCGGGGTGGCGCTGGTGCCCAGGCTGCTGGCGGGCGGCGGTCGGGGGGTGGTGGTCCGCACGCTGCCGGCCGACCGGCCGAGCCGTCGAGTGGTGGCGGCGGTCCGGGCCGGGACCGAGGGGGCGCCGCCGGTCCGTCGGCTGGTCCGGGAAATCGTTAAGGCTGCCTCAACGTTTCAGTCAGTTATTTGA